The proteins below come from a single Malus domestica chromosome 03, GDT2T_hap1 genomic window:
- the LOC139194133 gene encoding ribosome biogenesis protein ERB1-like isoform X6: MTISMSSIRPFGVRSASIKTNKKSKYNLSDGEEDDFEFQSLGALSERDDFEDDVLPADDDDVTETTQTKITGDGRNDSGNPFDCD, translated from the exons ATGACGATCTCAATGAGTTCGATAAGGCCATTCGGCGTGCGCAGCGCGAGCATCAA GACGAACAAGAAAAGCAAATATAACTTATcagatggagaagaagatgacTTTGAATTTCAAAGTCTTGGTGCATTATCTGAAAGGGATGATTTTGAGGATGATGTGCTGCCTGCTGATGACGACGATGTCACAGAAACCACTCAAACTAAGA TTACAGGAGATGGGAGAAATGATAGTGGAAATCCTTTTGATTGTG ATTGA
- the LOC139194133 gene encoding ribosome biogenesis protein ERB1-like isoform X1 — translation MTISMSSIRPFGVRSASIKTNKKSKYNLSDGEEDDFEFQSLGALSERDDFEDDVLPADDDDVTETTQTKITGDGRNDSGNPFDCDTSSESIICTQGLTGWRERIAGIFDSGAGECGWVAKVVKAGAFKSCRNVRAFY, via the exons ATGACGATCTCAATGAGTTCGATAAGGCCATTCGGCGTGCGCAGCGCGAGCATCAA GACGAACAAGAAAAGCAAATATAACTTATcagatggagaagaagatgacTTTGAATTTCAAAGTCTTGGTGCATTATCTGAAAGGGATGATTTTGAGGATGATGTGCTGCCTGCTGATGACGACGATGTCACAGAAACCACTCAAACTAAGA TTACAGGAGATGGGAGAAATGATAGTGGAAATCCTTTTGATTGTG ATACATCCTCCGAATCCATAATTTGCACACAAGGGTTGACGGGTTGGAGGGAGAGGATCGCTGGGATTTTTGACTCGGGTGCGGGTGAGTGTGGGTGGGTCGCCAAAGTAGTTAAGGCTGGTGCATTCAAGTCATGCCGCAACGTGAGGGCATTTTACTAG
- the LOC139194812 gene encoding receptor-like protein 2 — MAHGFLLIILLFTSIISPNIHACNQNERSALLSFNLTLSSPPLNWTSFNCCSWEGITCNPEGRVTHFLLPSKGLDGVNFTSSSSLGNLTHLTHLNLTRNSLKGSLENKLFESLNSLEILDLSYNLLTGELPLSLTSGNIETLDLSSNRFHGPIPSSFFMHAWNLTSFNVSNNALSSYIPSSICLHSNPLIKVLDFSSNQFSGNINRGFGRCSELQIFRAGHNNLSGLLPEDIYNATKLEEVAVPLNSLYGGISDKIVNLTNLAILDLSFNQLSGALPLRLGKLSRLKIIILDINDLHGPLPQSLMNCTSLVELRLGRNNLEGDVTKLNFSKLVQLTKLDLYRNNFTGKLPTSLYSCRSLKAIRLGPNNLEGQIQPEILSLNSLSFLSLVGLRLENVTGAMKILMHCKSLQILLLSQSFNGEGMPSDDDMVGFDGFQNLRFLSLAGCYLTGRLPVWLAKLKSLEILTMADNKITGTIPSWLGTDLPRLFSINLAGNLISGELPKELCRVPALVHEPVAAQADDYELELPIYDVNKKYPDNLPRRLSNFPRSISLFSNNITGNIPSEIGQLQLLQVLYLGNNNFSGNIPDQMSNLKKFEALNLSKNHLSGKIPSSMVSLNFLKSFDVSYNNLEGPIPTSTQLQSFEASAFEGNPKLCGAPLPNECRIDAHDKNNRDDEDDGHQLPWNNRDDEDDGHQLPWFYISAVLGFIFGFWGVCGSLIVKKTWRYAYFQFTDNVQDRLHVMLAVRMNRMKRWLS; from the coding sequence ATGGCTCATGGCTTCCTTCTCATAATCCTCTTATTCACCTCCATTATATCTCCAAATATCCACGCATGCAACCAAAATGAACGTAGCGCTCTCTTGTCCTTCAACCTCACTCTATCCTCTCCTCCTTTAAATTGGACTTCCTTTAACTGCTGTAGTTGGGAAGGCATCACTTGTAATCCGGAAGGTCGGGTCACCCATTTTCTCTTACCCTCGAAGGGGCTCGACGGAGTTAATTTTACGTCGTCATCCTCACTTGGAAACCTCACACATCTCACCCACTTGAATCTCACCCGCAATTCACTTAAGGGTTCActtgaaaataaactctttGAGTCCTTGAATTCTCTTGAGATTCTTGATCTGAGCTATAACCTTCTTACTGGAGAGCTACCTTTGTCTCTAACATCCGGCAACATCGAGACACTTGATTTGTCAAGCAATCGGTTCCATGGTCCAATTCCGTCTTCGTTCTTCATGCATGCTTGGAATTTGACAAGTTTCAACGTCAGCAACAATGCCTTGTCCAGCTACATCCCATCCTCTATATGTCTCCATTCTAACCCCTTGATTAAAGTGTTGGATTTTTCCTCAAACCAATTCAGTGGCAACATTAACCGTGGTTTTGGGAGGTGTTCCGAGCTGCAAATTTTTCGTGCTGGTCACAATAATCTCTCAGGCCTACTTCCAGAAGATATCTACAATGCTACCAAACTTGAAGAAGTTGCAGTACCTCTGAATTCACTATATGGAGGCATTAGTGATAAAATTGTCAACCTCACCAACCTCGCAATCCTTGACCTCTCCTTCAATCAACTGAGCGGAGCACTCCCTCTCCGTTTGGGCAAGCTTTCcagattaaaaatcataatcCTCGATATCAACGACCTACATGGTCCCTTGCCCCAATCTTTGATGAATTGCACCAGCCTTGTAGAACTACGTTTGGGACGAAATAACTTGGAAGGAGACGTTACCAAGCTTAATTTCTCCAAACTTGTTCAACTTACTAAACTTGACCTGTATAGGAACAACTTCACTGGTAAGTTGCCAACAAGCCTTTACTCATGTAGATCCCTGAAAGCAATTCGATTAGGTCCGAACAATCTAGAGGGACAAATACAACCCGAGATTCTTTCGCTAAACTCTCTGTCCTTCCTCTCTCTTGTTGGCCTCCGATTGGAAAACGTCACGGGAGCAATGAAGATATTGATGCATTGCAAAAGTCTTCAAATACTCCTCCTTTCGCAGTCCTTTAATGGTGAAGGAATGCCATCTGACGATGACATGGTTGGTTTtgatggatttcaaaatcttcgatttttgagcttgGCGGGTTGTTATCTCACCGGTCGACTTCCTGTATGGTTAGCAAAGCTAAAGAGTCTAGAGATCTTGACTATGGCAGATAACAAAATCACAGGGACAATTCCTAGCTGGTTGGGGACTGATCTACCAAGACTTTTTTCTATAAACTTGGCAGGGAACCTTATTTCAGGTGAATTGCCAAAAGAACTTTGTAGAGTACCGGCGTTGGTACATGAACCTGTTGCAGCTCAAGCAGATGATTATGAACTCGAATTGCCTATTTACGATGTCAACAAAAAATATCCCGACAACTTACCCCGCAGATTGTCTAACTTTCCTCGATCGATAAGTCTTTTTTCCAACAACATTACCGGTAATATTCCGTCTGAGATCGGCCAACTGCAGCTTCTCCAAGTGTTGTATCTAGGCAACAACAACTTCTCCGGCAACATTCCAGACCAAATGTCTAACCTCAAGAAGTTCGAAGCTTTGAATCTCTCCAAGAATCACTTGTCCGGAAAAATCCCATCGTCTATGGTGAGCCTTAATTTCTTGAAGAGCTTTGATGTCTCGTACAATAATCTCGAAGGTCCAATCCCAACAAGCACTCAGCTCCAAAGCTTTGAAGCTTCCGCATTTGAGGGGAATCCAAAACTTTGCGGGGCACCGCTTCCAAACGAGTGTCGCATAGATGCGCATGATAAGAATAACCGAGATGATGAGGATGATGGGCATCAACTACCGTGGAATAACCGAGATGATGAGGACGATGGGCATCAACTACCGTGGTTCTATATTTCCGCTGTGTTGGGGTTTATTTTTGGATTCTGGGGAGTATGTGGTTCTTTGATCGTAAAGAAGACATGGAGATATGCGTACTTTCAGTTCACAGACAACGTACAGGATAGGCTCCATGTCATGTTAGCAGTGCGCATGAATAGGATGAAGCGATGGCTTAGCTAA
- the LOC139194133 gene encoding uncharacterized protein isoform X3 has product MTISMSSIRPFGVRSASIKTNKKSKYNLSDGEEDDFEFQSLGALSERDDFEDDVLPADDDDVTETTQTKTKLQEMGEMIVEILLIVVKVGNLS; this is encoded by the exons ATGACGATCTCAATGAGTTCGATAAGGCCATTCGGCGTGCGCAGCGCGAGCATCAA GACGAACAAGAAAAGCAAATATAACTTATcagatggagaagaagatgacTTTGAATTTCAAAGTCTTGGTGCATTATCTGAAAGGGATGATTTTGAGGATGATGTGCTGCCTGCTGATGACGACGATGTCACAGAAACCACTCAAACTAAGA CTAAGTTACAGGAGATGGGAGAAATGATAGTGGAAATCCTTTTGATTGTG gtGAAAGTTGGGAACTTGAGTTGA
- the LOC139194133 gene encoding uncharacterized protein isoform X5: MTISMSSIRPFGVRSASIKTNKKSKYNLSDGEEDDFEFQSLGALSERDDFEDDVLPADDDDVTETTQTKTKLQEMGEMIVEILLIVIHPPNP; encoded by the exons ATGACGATCTCAATGAGTTCGATAAGGCCATTCGGCGTGCGCAGCGCGAGCATCAA GACGAACAAGAAAAGCAAATATAACTTATcagatggagaagaagatgacTTTGAATTTCAAAGTCTTGGTGCATTATCTGAAAGGGATGATTTTGAGGATGATGTGCTGCCTGCTGATGACGACGATGTCACAGAAACCACTCAAACTAAGA CTAAGTTACAGGAGATGGGAGAAATGATAGTGGAAATCCTTTTGATTGTG ATACATCCTCCGAATCCATAA
- the LOC139194133 gene encoding uncharacterized protein isoform X4 — protein sequence MTISMSSIRPFGVRSASIKTNKKSKYNLSDGEEDDFEFQSLGALSERDDFEDDVLPADDDDVTETTQTKITGDGRNDSGNPFDCGESWELELS from the exons ATGACGATCTCAATGAGTTCGATAAGGCCATTCGGCGTGCGCAGCGCGAGCATCAA GACGAACAAGAAAAGCAAATATAACTTATcagatggagaagaagatgacTTTGAATTTCAAAGTCTTGGTGCATTATCTGAAAGGGATGATTTTGAGGATGATGTGCTGCCTGCTGATGACGACGATGTCACAGAAACCACTCAAACTAAGA TTACAGGAGATGGGAGAAATGATAGTGGAAATCCTTTTGATTGTG gtGAAAGTTGGGAACTTGAGTTGAGTTGA
- the LOC139194133 gene encoding uncharacterized protein isoform X2, whose amino-acid sequence MTISMSSIRPFGVRSASIKTNKKSKYNLSDGEEDDFEFQSLGALSERDDFEDDVLPADDDDVTETTQTKTKLQEMGEMIVEILLIVIDALVSLYWKVKVGNLS is encoded by the exons ATGACGATCTCAATGAGTTCGATAAGGCCATTCGGCGTGCGCAGCGCGAGCATCAA GACGAACAAGAAAAGCAAATATAACTTATcagatggagaagaagatgacTTTGAATTTCAAAGTCTTGGTGCATTATCTGAAAGGGATGATTTTGAGGATGATGTGCTGCCTGCTGATGACGACGATGTCACAGAAACCACTCAAACTAAGA CTAAGTTACAGGAGATGGGAGAAATGATAGTGGAAATCCTTTTGATTGTG ATTGATGCTTTAgtttctttgtattggaaggtGAAAGTTGGGAACTTGAGTTGA